The Comamonas sp. lk genome contains the following window.
CCGAGGCTTTTGGCTATAGCTCCACCACGCCCGAAGGCAAAAAGCTGGCCATGCGCGCCAGCGAGACGCTGATGCGCCATTACTACTGGGCGGCCAAGGCCGTGACCCAGCTGTGCCAGATCGTGCGCATGAGCATAGAGGAGCGGCTCAACCCCAGCTCCTATGAGCCGATTGCCCTGAACGAGCGCTTTTACGAGAAGGCCGGCACCATCGAAGTCGCCAGCGACGATCTGTATGAACGCGAGCCACATGCCATTCTTGAGACTTTTCTCATGTATGAGCACAACGAGGGCTTCACCGGACTGTCCTCGCGCACGCTGCGGGCGCTGTATGGCACGCGCGATCTGATGGATGCGGCCTTCAGGCGCGATCCGGTCAACCGCGCCACCTTCATGAAGATCCTGCAGCAGCCGCGCGGCATCACCCATGCCATGCGGTTGATGAACCAGACTTCGGTGCTGGGCCGCTATCTCTGGCCGTTTCGCCGCATCGTGGGCCAGATGCAGCACGACCTGTTTCACGTCTACACGGTGGATCAGCACATTCTCATGGTGCTGCGCAATGTGAGGCGCTTTTTCATGGCCGAACATGCGCACGAGTATCCGTTTTGCTCCCAGCTGGCCGGCGGCTGGGACAAGCCCTGGATTTTGTATGTAGCCGCCCTGTTTCACGATATCGGCAAGGGCCGTGGCGGCGACCATTCCGTCATCGGTGCCGTCGAAGTCAAGCGTTTTTGCCGCGCCCATGGCATTGCCAAGCCCGATGCCGAGCTGATCGAATTTCTGGTGCGCGAGCATCTGACCATGAGCCAGGTGGCGCAAAAACAGGACTTGTCCGATCCCGAGGTCATCAAGGCCTTTGCCCAGCGCGTGGGCAATGAACGCCATCTCACGGCCCTGTATCTGCTGACCGTGGCCGATATCCGCGGCACCAGCCCCAAGGTCTGGAGCGCCTGGAAGGGCAAGCTGCTGGAAGACACCTACCGCCTGACGCTGCGCGTGCTGGGCGGCCGCGCACCCGATGCGGCTGCTGAAATCGAAGCCCGCAAGCGCGAGGCCCTGGTGCAGCTGGCGCTGTCGGCCCAGCCTTTCGAGTCGCACAAAAAACTCTGGGAAACGCTGGACGTGAGCTACTTCATGCGCCACGAAGCAGCCGATATTGCCTGGCACACCCGCCATATCTCGCGCCATGTGGGTTCGGACAAGCCTGTGGTGCGTGCCCGCCGCTCGCTGGCCGGCGAAGGCCTGCAGGTGCTGGTCTATGCGCCAGACCAGGCCGATCTGTTTGCCCGCATCTGCGGCTATTTCGACCGCGCGGGCTTTTCCATTCTCGATGCCCGCGTGCACACGGCCCACAACGGCTACGCCCTAGACACCTTCCAGGTGATTGCCCCGGCCATGCAGGAGCAGTACCGCGAGCTGATGCACATGATAGAGAGCGACCTCGCGCAAACGCTGGTACGCGGCGGGCCGCTGCCCGAGCCTTCGCGCCGGCGCATTTCGCGCCGGGTCAAGAGCTTTCCTTTCGCGCCACGCGTGCTGCTGCGCCCCGATGAAAAAGCCCAGCACTGGCTGCTGGCCATCTCGGCATCGGACCGTGCGGGCTTGCTCTACATCATCGCCCGCATCCTGGCCCAGCACGGACTGAGCGTGCAGCTGGCCAAGATCAGCACTCTGGGCGAGCGCGTGGAAGATACCTTTCTGATCGAAGGCGCCGAGCTGCAGGACAACCAGCAGCAGCTGCGCATAGAAACCGAGCTGCTCAAAGCGCTGTCCCTCAACGCCTGAGCATTTTTCATAGCAGCAAGCGCTTTATCAATAAGATCTGCGCCTTGATTTGAGCCAAAAAAAAGCCGCTACCCCATCAAGGATAGCGGCCCAATACACGGCAGGGCCTGCACCCTGCCGCGCGCACTTTCTCGTCAACTCAGTGTCCGTGTGCAGCCACGGGAAGAATCGGCACTTCCTTGCCATCCTTGTCATAGACCTTGCCGCCCTCCACGCGGTCGCCATCGGCCAGCGCATCCAGCACCGTCTTGCTCAAGGCGCGGCCGTAGCCGGCTTCAAACACGGAGGGCTGATCGGAATTACCCCGCTTGAAGTGGTTAAAGACCAGGTTCAAGGTCACGGCCACCAGCGCTGTGGCACTGATACCGGAGTGGAAAATCGTGGCAAACCATTCGGGGAACTGGTCATAGAACTTGGGTGCAACCACCGGCAGCAGGCCTGCGCCTACCGAGGTAGCCACAATGATCAGGTTCATGTTGTTGGTGTATTCCACCTTGGCCAGGGTACGGATGCCGCTGGCAGCCACGGTGCCGAACAGCACCAGGCCTGCACCGCCAAGCACCGAGGGCGGCACACAGGCCACGATGCGACCCATGATGGGCAGCACGCCAAACACGATCAGGATCAGGCCGCTGAATGCCACGACATAGCGGCTCTTGATGCCCGTCACCGCCACCAGACCCACGTTCTGGGCAAAAGCGCTCTGGGTGAAACCGCCAAAGATCGGGGCAACAATGCTGGAGAGCATGTCGGCACGCAGACCGTCACCGAGGCGGCGACCGTCCACAGGGCTGCCCACAATCTCGCCCACCGCGAGGACGTCGGCCGAGGTCTCGACCAGGATGACCAAAATCACGATGAACATGGAAATGGTGGCCGCCATGTTGAAAGTGGGCCAGCCGAAATGCAGGGGCGCTGGCATGGCCATGACCGGGCCGTTGAACACCTGCGAAAAATCGGCCTT
Protein-coding sequences here:
- a CDS encoding nucleobase:cation symporter-2 family protein gives rise to the protein MSDHTGSSQGQSVSRPEDENLGVAANLMYGLQHVLTMYGGIVAVPLIVAEAAGMSAADAGLLVTACLFMGGVATLLQTLGLPFFGCRLPLVQGVSFAGVATMVSILHTGGGISGVLGAVMYASVLGLVIAPVFSRITKYFPPLVNGCVITVIGMSLMPVAAHWAMGGNASSPDYGSMGNVGLAGLSLFMVLLFSKLGSATLSRLSILVAILVGTAAAVIMGKADFSQVFNGPVMAMPAPLHFGWPTFNMAATISMFIVILVILVETSADVLAVGEIVGSPVDGRRLGDGLRADMLSSIVAPIFGGFTQSAFAQNVGLVAVTGIKSRYVVAFSGLILIVFGVLPIMGRIVACVPPSVLGGAGLVLFGTVAASGIRTLAKVEYTNNMNLIIVATSVGAGLLPVVAPKFYDQFPEWFATIFHSGISATALVAVTLNLVFNHFKRGNSDQPSVFEAGYGRALSKTVLDALADGDRVEGGKVYDKDGKEVPILPVAAHGH
- a CDS encoding [protein-PII] uridylyltransferase, with the protein product MTSPASHPTPSPDEPSLEQLRERYREDKARQIALLKNSALGRRSVRGVLHHFSELADGLLRKLWQRADIPAQAALVAVGGFGRAQLFPYSDIDVLVLLPTELQQSANEALTQRMEQFISSCWDAGLEIGSSVRSIEECLQDAAEDLTLQTAMLESRRICGNAALFEDYQSRYRAQLDPQAFVESKLLEMRQRHAKHDFTPYALEPNCKESPGGLRDLHTMLWLAKGAGFGNSWRELAEKGLITPFEEQQLDANEALLSLIRARLHAVAGRHEDRLVFDLQTTVAEAFGYSSTTPEGKKLAMRASETLMRHYYWAAKAVTQLCQIVRMSIEERLNPSSYEPIALNERFYEKAGTIEVASDDLYEREPHAILETFLMYEHNEGFTGLSSRTLRALYGTRDLMDAAFRRDPVNRATFMKILQQPRGITHAMRLMNQTSVLGRYLWPFRRIVGQMQHDLFHVYTVDQHILMVLRNVRRFFMAEHAHEYPFCSQLAGGWDKPWILYVAALFHDIGKGRGGDHSVIGAVEVKRFCRAHGIAKPDAELIEFLVREHLTMSQVAQKQDLSDPEVIKAFAQRVGNERHLTALYLLTVADIRGTSPKVWSAWKGKLLEDTYRLTLRVLGGRAPDAAAEIEARKREALVQLALSAQPFESHKKLWETLDVSYFMRHEAADIAWHTRHISRHVGSDKPVVRARRSLAGEGLQVLVYAPDQADLFARICGYFDRAGFSILDARVHTAHNGYALDTFQVIAPAMQEQYRELMHMIESDLAQTLVRGGPLPEPSRRRISRRVKSFPFAPRVLLRPDEKAQHWLLAISASDRAGLLYIIARILAQHGLSVQLAKISTLGERVEDTFLIEGAELQDNQQQLRIETELLKALSLNA